Genomic segment of Ictalurus furcatus strain D&B chromosome 9, Billie_1.0, whole genome shotgun sequence:
AGTTGTAGTTAAAGTGGGCTGAGTTGTTGGTGATTTGATACTGAATGCATGGTCGAGGTGAGTTGAAGTTACAGCAGCTGAAAGGTACCCCATCAACCAAGTACTTTCCTTCCACATTGCTGTGTAAACGGCTgcaaagaaaatcacaaaaccAATATAATGTCAAATAAGTCAGACTTTCAGCATGCTTATCTTAGTTTTAATCTTTAAAACTAAAGATAAGACTAAGTGGTGGATCTTACTTACTCCACCACTTCCCGCTTGGACATGTCGAGGTAGCGAGTGCTGATCCACTGAATCTGGAACCAGTCCCTGTGGCCTGCATTACCGCAACACTGAAACTGGAGCTGCAGCAGGTCAACAGTGCTTTTAAGGAAGCAACGGCCTGGTGTGTCTGTATCTTTATAGTAGCGTATAGCATCTTTTAGGCCGTGTGCTAGGGATTCCTTCAGTTCCTCATGCATGGTGTAGCACATTATTGCACCGACCAGCACACATAGGGTGAAGAAGAATGTGCAAATTATATAAGGGAGCATCACAAGCTTCCAGCGCAAGAACCTGTTGGTGTCTACACAGTCATAGCAGATCTTTCCTCCAACAAAATTTATCACACAAGCTATCAGCCCCACTGCAATTAGCATATCTGGTACAGAATGAACTTCCTGCCTAGCCATTACCTCCCTCCTCTTGTTGATCTCCACTTTTAGGAAAAGGCCCAGACTGAACAGGATGAGGCCCGTCACCACCGAGATCCAGTTCAGCAACCATAGCACCTGGGCAAGCCTGTCCCTCTGGGTTTTAGTGAATCTTACTCGTAGAACAGCCATTTTGGATAGCTTCCTCAGGTTTCAGTTTAGTGAGTGAATTTGATTTTGTAGGGTATTTAAATATCAGAGGAAACAATCGGGGAATTTAAAATCAGTTATTCTTGCTGAGAAAAAAGTTACCAGGAAATATGAACATTACGCTGAAATATAAGTTCCCATCAAAAGCGAGGCATTTTGAACTGGGATTTGCTGGCTGCTCAGTGGTGTGAGCGAAATAAATGAAGGCTAAATGCAAGTAGAATAATATAATGTCCATAAGCAAGATTTTGTATGGCCTTTTGAGAATACacgtgtctctttctctctttgggAAGCAGATGTCAGCCTGGTTTTTTGTCATTTCTTCAAGTGACCTGAAAGATGCTCACACAAAGACAAAAGCAATAGAAAATACAAGTTGCATGTCATTTTACTCtgttatatgttgtatttaattttgacagtttttctgttcagtttttcaattttaaatgtatttccaaCAATGTATCACCATGACAAAGCATATTTAGCTTAAAGACTAGAAATATCCTCAAAAAAGAATTCAGCTTCATAGTGTACACTACTAAGAACTGACAAATTCTACATCAAATCTATTATTTTgccttaaaaacaataataaatgacagttCCTACATAAAATCTGCAAACGTTTAGCAGAGCAGATTAAACATTTCTCACTTTCactgacacacgcacacaccttcCTGCATTTGGCCAGACATGCTAAATTAAAACGATACTTACAGaattagtggtagtagtaaacACCTTAATACTCACCCAAACATCTCTGCTTCCATCTTGCTTCATTTTTGATAACACTTTACATTTCAGATTGATTCTCTACTCTATGTTGGATGTTCTCAGTTTCACCGTAAGCACATGTTTACACGTTGATTGTTCAGAAAAACTGATGTGTCTGTGAGATATTGTTACAGGCCTAGGGCCTATAATCTCTAATCTGTAATCACTAATCAGCCCAGTTGGATTTGGCAGAGTACCTTCTGTCACCAATACAAATCTCACTGATGTACTGCAGTATATGCATGTAATGCAAGTGATAGGAGTAGTGCTAGTAAGAGTGCAGGAAAGCCCCTGGGTTACCCTATGCACTGTCTTCCAGATCATAATATTGTTTATAGTATGGGGCATGTAATAATTTGTCAGCATATTTTAGCACAATGACTTTCATAAAGTAAGGGTTTAATTACTCTTTAACTCATTTTACTGTATTGAATCGAAAGGAAACTGTACTGGTGTATAAAGTCTTATtttgcaatgtttttttgtgtgaaaacaaacaaaagctaaaaaaaaatgtacagtagcAATCTTGAACAATGATAATTGAGGGCTCTTgtacaccctataattcagtaTAACAAAGTCTCTCTCATTGTTTCGGAGAAATTTTGGCCCCCTCTTCTTGAAACATTGCTTTAGTTCATTTATGTTTGTTCTTAAGATCCCggcacagcatctcaatggagTTGTGGTCTGGACTTTTACTTGGCCATTCCagcaccttgtttttttttttcttctttagccattcaaATGCtgatttgctggtgtgcttgggatcattgtcctgttgcatgacccaatttAGGTccagcttaagctgctggacagatggctTCACATTTATCTCAAGAACattctggtataaagtggagttcatcGTTGTCCCAAGTCATatggctgcaaaacaagcccaaagggtgtactttttttttctcacgaCTATAACAAAATACCACATGATCAGAAAATTATTTGGAGAAATGGGAGTATAAGAGAAAGCATTACAGTGAAAAGCACAGAAAACTGATTGGTCTTTATTTTCCAATTACCATAGTTTTAAATAAAGGGCTTTTTACAGTGACCTGATTAGTCTCGCAATCAGGGTTCtattcccaccgctgccctgtgtgtgtggagtttgcctGTTCTCCCCATTCTTCggggttcctctgggtactctggtttcctccgccagtccaaagacatgcactgtaggctgtctggcatttccaaatgggataggctccaagctcccccgctaccttgtgtaggataagcagtacagaaatgcCATGGATGGATGATTACCAGCTTGCAGTGTCCCACTGTTCCTGACTGATGGTTACAAGCACTGAACAATTTCTATAAAATTGCCATTCCAACCATTTCACTGGTGTACATACtcaatatgtatttattaactttaaaGATGCTTCGTAATTCATAATAATGTAGTTATATGATGTTCTCCTGCTATGTGTTCACTGGGCACATTGAGTTGCCAGTTGTGAGGCTCACAATGCACTTGTCTTGTTCTTTTTATTCTGTGAGAACTGATTGCTTCAGACCCTTAATCTTGATCTTACCTGTGTGACATTTATCCATGTAAAAATCCCCTCATGTATTAAGCTCCTTTATACTACATCCATATTTCATTTAAGACCACACATGCCTCCTCTTCAACAGCCAACAGAATTGTGTACAGGTCTAGATTATTGGATTATTCTGACGTAGATAGGATTGAGTCCGAGAAAATGCATGCAGAGGCCCAGTCAGCAGATTTAGACACAATTCTCATCCCAGTGCTGGAAAAGACATTCACTTACTGGTGAGTACTGGATTTTTCAACACTATGAATGTTCAgctgtcagtaacatgacacCACTGAGATGAGTTTAATTCAAGAAAAGTATAGGAATAACcaacaaaattttaaatgtgcttcaaggtttattattaatattaactcaTGAAATGACACTGCAATCATGTCATTTCTTTTTGGTATTAATCCAAGACAATCAGATTGATTTGAAAAGATCATCATTTGTACTTATTCTCTGGTATTCACACTGGTCATTCAAGTATCATCATGAACACCCTGacatatttaaacaaaagcCATTATTTCTCCAGTATTACAGCAGAAGTAGACATTTTGCATGATCAGGATAATGCTCAATACAGAAGTCCTCTGGAACAAAGCTTTAACAGACAACGATGTGGGAAACATCACTCGCTGCCTCCGGAGTCTCACCACTGAAGGCAAGAATAAGCCTTGTAGGAGTATTCCTGTTAGCTAATCATGCTTGCACATCACACAATGTATGGCAATGACTTTGTGTTCTGGCTTAACTACATATCTGTTGACATGAACTTGAAGGTCAATGTGATGCGGACAAGACCCTTGCTAAGTTTAACTGTTGGCTTCAGTGTTCCATAGAACTGACCAAGAAAGAGCTGCTAACTCTCTGTAAGTAGAACTCCATAAAATGATGCATTGATTTCTATTAAGATAGCTATAAGCGAGCGATATACAGTATAGAAAGTATGGAGTTGACACTTGTCTCTCTGTCCCCAGGCTTTGGTCAGTGTCCTGGCCTGTGGATGTTTCTAGATCAGACATCCTTCACAAAATTATGTCTACTGATACAGAAACTTAAGAACCTGCTTTTATTGGCTCGCTGGGGTAAGTCACACACTTGTCCTTttcattcagttcattttagCATGTGGCAGTCTTTGAAATCTTAAatctatataatattaaaaaaaaatggatctaTAGTAAGAACTGCTTACAATGTAAATCACATTTAGTAACAATGTGAAAAAAGTACAAAGGACCTAAAAGACAGATACTGTATTTCTCTATCATTTTTAAGTTTTGCTTCTCCCTTCTCCTTGTCCTGTCTCAGGACACACATGTGTAATGTGTCAAATTAATGCTAAAGCTATGGCACGATGTGGATGCTGTAATCTGGGTCTGCATACACTGAGACAACACATCCTGTTGGGAAGACTGGTACAGTGGTGGAGCTTCAGTGGACTTCTGCCACAGTACCCAGGTGATACTCTATAGGAATAACAGTGACCAAGAGTAACATTAACCATgattgtacagtatgtacatgtGCTCATGTCTGCACATTTGGACCAGTAATATAAAGAATGCACCATacaacatttattataatgtttttgtaCCTATTCAAGAGACTCTTCACACATCCCAGCTTTTTAAGAGTTgtggtcagagcacagggtcaaccATGGTTAAGGGACTTccttaagggcccaacagcaaCAGTTGACAGTGTTGGCATTTTATCTTGTGACCTTCTGATCACTAGCCCAcagctttaaccactgagccataaGTCTTTATAAGAAATCGAGATTTTTATGACGTGGGAATAAGAAGAGAAGATACACAATGAATAAAGTATGGGGGCATCTAAAAGAGAAGACATcagtatttatacattttatactatTGCTTCacgttattttttttagttgccAATGAGTTGAAGCAGATCTCTCAGATGTGGCAGGAGATGAGCCAGCACCACAAGACAACTTGTCTGGAGCTGCGGTAATTCTCAGTAACAAATAGTCAAGTGCACTGGCATAGTATTTTTGCTCAACCCCCCTTATTTTCTTTCCCTTCTGTATTAAATAACTGTCTTGAAAATTTAACCATTCAGTAGAAAAGCCTtcacagattaaaaacaaaaaaaagtcgtCTATGCTTTGTCTTCTTAGATGTGACATTGAGGATAAATATAGAGGGAGCTCCATTATTCAGGGTATGGTGGCTCATATGCACAAACAATATGGACCACTATGGGTTTCAGAAGACTGCACCTACCAGACTTACCCACCACCTTCACTACACTCTCTTCTAAAGCTAGTACTGGTCCCTTATACAGACACCACATCTGCCCTAGCCATTGTATCCTTTTTCTGGTTTTCTAGTTTGTATCAAATGCTAATACAATTAGATTGATCTGTGGCACAGTTTAAGCCAGAGCATCAACTCCTGGATAACTGGGATTTCAGTAAATTGAGTTGTCTTATTGTCAAGTTGAGAAGCAACCTGGTGGCACATTAGATAGATACTGCTGCCTCACTTCTCCAGGGTCACCAGTTCTTTCCTAAGCTTGGGTTATTCTCTGTTTGGGATTTTCATGTTCTCTGCACTTGCTTCCTCTGGGTTCTGTAGGTGTGCATGTAGGGGTTcactaaattgcctctaggtctaaatgagtgtatgaatgtgtgtgtaattactgTAACTGGagtcctatccagggtgtattcctgtcttGCACCCATTGTTCCCGGAATAAGCTCCAGTTCCACTGAAAATCTgttaaagcatttactgaagaagaatgaataaataaaaggatgTTGGGTTCTATTCTTTAACCTATGAAATACATTATTTTGGGATAACGCTCTTTAACTCTTTATCTCCAGATAATGTATTTTGTTCTGGATGTGTCTAACATGCAGTGTAAAGGTGACCTCCTGGAGTCTTTCTGTCATACCTTTAGCATACCATCCAGCTTCTCCCAACAGATCTATGGATTGTGGCTCCTAGACCATGGCTTTGTATCTGTATGCCATCTTCAACCATTATGCTCATAAAATTCTAAAGCTATAACTTGTAGTCTGTCTGGGATAGACAGGTGCTTGTTATAAGTAGTCTTCTGGAAAGCAAttactttttccccccatagAATTCACTTGGAAAGCTTTTGAGCCCAGAGAGCAGTTCAGCATGGTTATCATGTCACAGTTATGCTGTGTTAAGGACCTTGCTgagacaggggcagagacaagCAGCACTGAAGTACCTTTACTACACCAAGCCTGCTATAGAGAATACTCAGGATGCCAGACTGTATGTGGATGTGCTCATACAGAACaagtatatgaaaataaatcttATTGACTGCCATATAAGTAGGTGTCATTATAAGTAGGATTTAAACCATGGTATCCTCATTACATCTTATATTCCAGAAAACATATAATAGTGTGCCATATTAAGATTGAGCTAGATCAGtcaagttttcttttttgtgtcatttggaTATATTCTTTCAGCCATGTTGCTGAGGCTCAGATTCTGCTCAAACGGTGCGAACCAGGAAGTGAATATCTACTCGAGCAGTTCATATGTGGCTGTGAAAATCCCAATCTCTGTGGAGAAGTACTGGCCAGTGTATCTAAGGTGATACAGTAAGATGTGCTTTTCCTTATTGATTACTCATGGCTCAAAAATGACACTAGCTA
This window contains:
- the prph2la gene encoding photoreceptor outer segment membrane glycoprotein 2, coding for MAVLRVRFTKTQRDRLAQVLWLLNWISVVTGLILFSLGLFLKVEINKRREVMARQEVHSVPDMLIAVGLIACVINFVGGKICYDCVDTNRFLRWKLVMLPYIICTFFFTLCVLVGAIMCYTMHEELKESLAHGLKDAIRYYKDTDTPGRCFLKSTVDLLQLQFQCCGNAGHRDWFQIQWISTRYLDMSKREVVDRLHSNVEGKYLVDGVPFSCCNFNSPRPCIQYQITNNSAHFNYNYQTEELNLWSKGCHQALVEYFTYIMHAIGLIVLLIWLFELSVLTGVRYLQTALENVLLQGDPESESEGWLLKNSFAETARSSFDIIKNLGKCNQIEAANEDPNVNRPSIAHYGPDNVPPKQIPVVS
- the LOC128612940 gene encoding protein ELYS-like, which gives rise to MWQEMSQHHKTTCLELRCDIEDKYRGSSIIQGMVAHMHKQYGPLWVSEDCTYQTYPPPSLHSLLKLVLVPYTDTTSALAIIMYFVLDVSNMQCKGDLLESFCHTFSIPSSFSQQIYGLWLLDHGFVSNSLGKLLSPESSSAWLSCHSYAVLRTLLRQGQRQAALKYLYYTKPAIENTQDARLYVDVLIQNKYMKINLIDCHISRCHYK